Proteins encoded by one window of Acinonyx jubatus isolate Ajub_Pintada_27869175 chromosome X, VMU_Ajub_asm_v1.0, whole genome shotgun sequence:
- the TBX22 gene encoding T-box transcription factor TBX22 — MALSSRALAFSVEALVERPRKRKLQDPREETQPELLKKEEGEEEERRNWTAGKKSQQPEKRPKAEPSATAFSACSGSDSDDSDHNRGRNLEEKGAIQVELQGSELWKRFHDIGTEMIITKAGRRMFPSVRVKVKGLDPGKQYYVAIDVVPVDSKRYRYVYHSSQWMVAGNTDHSCITPRFYVHPDSPCSGETWMRQIISFDRLKLTNNEMDDKGHIILQSMHKYKPRVHVMEQDSKVDLSRIQSLPIEGVKTFLFKETEFTTVTAYQNQQITKLKIDRNPFAKGFRDPGRNRGVLDGPLEIYPWRPSLTLDFKTFGADTQSGSSGSSPVTSGGGTPPLNSLLFPPCSLPTFHLSTSSLGMPCPEVYLHNINLPLCYKICPNNFCRQQHLVLPPPERLASSNSSQCLAPLMMELSTLCSLGIANSENGSFEDLNGQCLQTSNSSNQMLYGLQSPENILSPSSIGQEAIGCSLHPSCGFYRYNSVPYRLVNAANHLKVNDNSQVSFREGKSNHAYWCPTINHCL; from the exons ATGGCTCTGAGCTCTAGGGCTCTTGCCTTCTCCGTGGAAGCCTTGgtggagagacccaggaaaaggAAACTGCAAGATCCAAGAGAGGAGACACAGCCTGAGTTGctgaagaaagaggagggagaggaggaggagagaaggaactGGACAGCAGGGAAGAAGAGCCAGCAGCCGG AAAAACGACCCAAGGCAGAGCCTTCAGCAACTGCTTTCTCAGCCTGTAGCGGCAGCGACAGTGACGACAGTGACCACAACAGAGGCAGAAATCTGGAAGAGAAAGGTGCTATCCAAGTAGAGCTTCAAGGATCCGAACTGTGGAAGAGATTCCATGACATTGGGACTGAGATGATCATTACCAAGGCTGGCAG GCGGATGTTCCCCTCTGTTCGAGTCAAAGTGAAAGGGTTGGACCCAGGGAAGCAGTACTATGTGGCCATCGACGTGGTGCCAGTAGATTCCAAACGTTATAG GTATGTGTACCACAGCTCGCAGTGGATGGTAGCTGGGAATACAGACCACTCTTGCATTACTCCCAGGTTCTATGTTCACCCGGACTCACCCTGCTCTGGAGAGACCTGGATGCGGCAGATCATCAGCTTTGATAGATTGAAACTCACCAACAATGAGATGGATGACAAAGGTCAT ATCATTCTGCAGTCCATGCACAAGTACAAGCCCCGTGTGCATGTGATGGAACAGGACAGCAAAGTTGACTTGTCCCGGATTCAGTCCCTGCCCATTGAAGGAGTTAAAACGTTCCTCTTTAAAGAAACTGAGTTCACCACAGTGACTGCTTACCAAAATCAGCAG ATTACCAAACTGAAAATCGACAGGAATCCTTTTGCTAAAGGATTTAGAGATCCTGGAAGAAACAG GGGTGTATTGGATGGGCCTTTAGAGATCTACCCATGGAGGCCTTCTCTCACTctggattttaaaacttttggtGCAGATACACAAA GTGGAAGCAGTGGCTCATCTCCAGTGACCTCTGGTGGAGGGACTCCTCCTTTGAACTCCTTGCTTTTTCCACCCTGCTCTCTGCCTACATTTCACTTATCTACAAGCTCCCTTGGAATGCCCTGTCCGGAGGTGTATCTGCACAATATCAACCTGCCCCTTTGCTACAAGATTTGCCCAAATAACTTTTGTCGACAGCAGCATCTTGTTTTGCCACCTCCTGAAAGACTAGCAAGCAGCAACAGTTCTCAGTGTTTAGCCCCACTCATGATGGAACTTTCCACATTATGTTCTCTGGGGATCGCCAATTCAGAAAATGGTTCATTTGAAGACTTGAATGGGCAGTGTCTACAGACATCTAATTCTTCCAATCAAATGTTGTATGGATTACAGTcacctgaaaatattttatcaccAAGCTCCATTGGCCAGGAAGCAATTGGTTGctctctccatccttcctgtGGTTTTTATAGGTACAACTCAGTGCCATATAGACTGGTAAATGCTGCCAACCATCTCAAAGTGAATGATAATAGTCAAGTTTCTTTTAGAGAAGGCAAATCCAATCACGCTTATTGGTGTCCAACAATTAATCATTGCCTTTAA